A region from the Aliiroseovarius sp. F47248L genome encodes:
- a CDS encoding ABC transporter substrate-binding protein, with translation MNHLTLATILATTLLTTPAVSDPNPADWTSVEAAAHGQTVYWNAWGGSPTTNAFIDWVGDQVSGRYGVTLEHVKLTDTADAVTRVLSEKQAGKDDDGAVDMIWINGANFAAMKDADLLFGPFAEDLPNWQYVDVEGKTVRTDFTVPVEGYEAPWAMAQVVFMYDTADIPTPLPSANAILEWSKANPGRFTYPQPPDFLGTTFLKQMLVELADDPAALAVPVSDNTYATVTAPLWDYLEDLTPTLWRQGRAYPANGPRQIQLMNDGEIDLAISFSPSEASTAIANYELPATVRTFVLDKGTIGNASFVAIPYNSGSKAGAMVVANFLMSPTAQAHAQDPEVLGYGTVLHIGALPPEDRAQFDALDLGIATLTPQQLGDVQDEPHPSWMTRISDDWQTRYGVQ, from the coding sequence ATGAATCACCTCACCCTTGCCACCATTTTGGCCACCACCCTGCTGACCACCCCGGCTGTATCAGACCCTAATCCCGCCGACTGGACATCTGTCGAGGCCGCGGCCCACGGTCAAACCGTTTACTGGAACGCATGGGGCGGCTCGCCCACAACAAACGCCTTCATCGACTGGGTGGGTGATCAGGTTAGCGGTCGTTACGGCGTGACGCTTGAACATGTGAAACTGACCGACACCGCCGATGCCGTTACCCGCGTGCTGTCGGAAAAGCAGGCCGGCAAGGATGATGACGGCGCGGTCGACATGATCTGGATAAACGGCGCTAATTTTGCCGCGATGAAGGACGCGGATCTGCTGTTTGGCCCCTTCGCGGAAGACTTGCCCAACTGGCAATATGTTGATGTCGAAGGCAAGACCGTGCGCACCGACTTCACCGTTCCTGTCGAAGGTTATGAAGCCCCCTGGGCCATGGCGCAGGTCGTGTTCATGTATGACACGGCGGATATTCCAACCCCCCTGCCCTCGGCCAACGCGATTCTGGAATGGTCCAAGGCGAACCCCGGCCGCTTCACCTATCCTCAGCCGCCCGATTTCCTTGGCACGACGTTCCTGAAACAAATGCTGGTCGAGCTGGCAGATGATCCCGCCGCGCTGGCCGTCCCCGTGTCCGACAACACCTACGCCACCGTCACCGCGCCGCTGTGGGACTACCTCGAGGACCTTACCCCGACCCTGTGGCGCCAAGGCCGCGCTTATCCCGCCAACGGGCCGCGTCAAATCCAGCTGATGAATGATGGCGAGATCGACCTGGCGATCAGCTTCTCACCGTCCGAGGCCTCGACCGCCATAGCCAACTACGAACTGCCCGCCACCGTGCGCACCTTCGTGCTGGACAAAGGCACCATCGGCAATGCGTCCTTCGTGGCGATCCCGTATAACTCCGGGTCCAAGGCAGGCGCGATGGTCGTCGCCAATTTCCTGATGTCGCCCACGGCACAAGCCCATGCGCAAGACCCCGAGGTGTTGGGCTATGGCACCGTCCTGCATATCGGCGCCCTACCGCCCGAGGATCGCGCGCAGTTCGACGCGCTGGACCTTGGCATCGCCACCTTGACACCCCAGCAACTGGGCGATGTGCAGGACGAACCGCACCCCAGCTGGATGACCCGGATTTCTGATGACTGGCAGACCCGATACGGCGTGCAATAG
- the cbiM gene encoding cobalt transporter CbiM — MHIVDGALSNPVVIGGAIAAVGGIAMGLKHLPLERIPAAGVLSASFFVASLIHVPIGPSSVHLILNGLAGLVLGWAAFPALFVGLLLQAVFFGFGGLTVLGVNAVNIALPAVLAGLLFRPMVSRGSPMQGAIWGGIGGGVAIAATTLAVAFSLMLSGDEFAAAAKLVFVAHIPVMVVEALLTGAAIFLARRVKPELFLDAKGGWA, encoded by the coding sequence ATGCATATCGTAGACGGCGCGCTATCTAACCCTGTTGTCATCGGCGGTGCTATTGCTGCTGTTGGTGGTATTGCAATGGGTTTGAAACACTTACCGCTGGAGCGTATTCCGGCGGCTGGCGTTCTGTCTGCCAGCTTTTTCGTCGCGTCCCTGATCCACGTGCCCATTGGTCCAAGCTCGGTCCATCTGATCCTGAACGGGTTGGCGGGGCTGGTTCTGGGCTGGGCAGCGTTTCCTGCGCTGTTTGTCGGGTTGCTGTTGCAAGCGGTGTTCTTCGGGTTCGGCGGTCTGACGGTGTTGGGTGTTAACGCAGTGAATATCGCGTTGCCAGCGGTGCTTGCAGGTTTGCTGTTTCGTCCGATGGTGTCGCGCGGATCGCCGATGCAAGGCGCGATCTGGGGCGGGATTGGCGGCGGGGTTGCGATTGCTGCCACCACGCTGGCCGTGGCTTTTTCTCTGATGCTGTCGGGGGACGAGTTTGCGGCCGCCGCCAAGCTGGTCTTTGTTGCGCATATTCCGGTGATGGTGGTTGAGGCCTTGTTGACAGGGGCCGCCATTTTCCTGGCTCGGCGCGTGAAACCGGAACTGTTTCTGGATGCCAAGGGGGGCTGGGCATGA
- a CDS encoding DUF4198 domain-containing protein → MKTCLLATALAAFLPAAASAHFQLNYTDDMMIERPGEVPMGLIFWHPFENGHVMDMGVPVEFFMVHNGEKTDLSDRLEPATFKGASNEAAAYRASVPVKRSGDYVVVSVPAPYYEESEDIFIQQITKVVLNRNTLPTDWDQPVGLPTEILPLNKPYNVITGSTFSGQVLSEGQPVGGAEIEIEYMASEPDLDAFSTTDPTVQPMAGGSVVAIADQNGVFTFGIPKAGYWGFAALGSGPAKEHEGKDLSQDAVIWIRAADMK, encoded by the coding sequence ATGAAAACTTGTCTATTGGCCACTGCTTTGGCCGCTTTCCTTCCCGCCGCAGCGTCGGCACATTTCCAACTGAACTACACTGACGACATGATGATCGAACGCCCCGGCGAAGTGCCGATGGGTTTGATCTTCTGGCACCCGTTTGAAAACGGCCATGTGATGGACATGGGTGTGCCCGTGGAGTTCTTCATGGTGCACAACGGTGAAAAGACCGATCTGTCAGACCGGCTGGAGCCTGCGACTTTCAAGGGCGCTTCAAATGAAGCCGCAGCATACCGTGCTTCGGTGCCAGTGAAACGATCGGGCGATTATGTGGTCGTCTCTGTTCCCGCGCCGTATTACGAGGAAAGCGAGGATATCTTTATCCAGCAGATCACCAAGGTCGTTTTGAACCGCAACACGCTGCCCACCGATTGGGATCAGCCTGTCGGGCTGCCCACGGAAATCCTGCCGTTGAACAAGCCATATAATGTGATTACGGGGTCCACATTCTCAGGTCAGGTGTTGTCCGAAGGCCAACCCGTTGGGGGGGCCGAAATCGAAATTGAATACATGGCGTCCGAGCCCGATCTGGATGCGTTTTCAACCACCGATCCAACGGTGCAGCCTATGGCGGGCGGGTCGGTGGTGGCGATTGCCGACCAAAATGGCGTGTTCACCTTCGGCATTCCCAAGGCGGGATACTGGGGTTTTGCTGCATTAGGGTCTGGTCCAGCCAAAGAACATGAAGGCAAAGATCTATCACAAGACGCCGTGATCTGGATCCGTGCCGCGGATATGAAGTGA
- a CDS encoding cation diffusion facilitator family transporter, with protein MSDHDHHSHDHHDHIPKNERKIAIAAILTGGFMFAELVGGLLSGSLALIADAGHMLTDFASLMLAWFAFRLARRPADWKRTYGFDRFSVLAAFVNGLSLFVIAAWITWEAIHRLTAPVEVLGGTMLIIAVLGLLVNIVAFLVLTRGEGDNLNVRAAALHVAGDLLGSVAAIVAALVILATGWTPIDPILSVLVALIILRSAWKVVRESAHILLEAAPHGFDRREVAAQLEALEGVDAVTHIHAWSVTQERPMVTMEVTPTPDTDPQVIKARVKQHLHDVFQIEHATVEINSPANGGPKKGLQ; from the coding sequence ATGTCGGATCACGATCACCACAGCCACGACCATCACGACCACATCCCCAAAAACGAACGCAAGATCGCCATCGCCGCGATCCTGACCGGGGGGTTTATGTTCGCCGAATTGGTGGGCGGGCTTCTGTCCGGTTCGCTGGCACTAATCGCCGACGCCGGGCATATGCTGACCGACTTTGCATCGCTGATGCTGGCGTGGTTTGCATTTCGGCTGGCGCGACGACCCGCAGATTGGAAACGCACCTATGGGTTTGATCGGTTCTCGGTGCTGGCGGCATTCGTCAATGGGCTGTCTCTTTTCGTCATTGCCGCCTGGATCACGTGGGAGGCTATTCACCGCTTAACCGCCCCGGTCGAGGTGCTGGGCGGCACGATGCTGATTATCGCAGTATTGGGGCTTTTGGTGAACATCGTGGCCTTTCTGGTGCTAACACGGGGCGAAGGCGACAATCTGAATGTTCGCGCCGCTGCCTTGCATGTGGCGGGTGATCTTCTTGGATCTGTCGCGGCAATTGTGGCTGCCTTGGTCATTCTTGCCACCGGCTGGACGCCGATTGACCCCATCCTGTCTGTGCTGGTCGCGCTGATCATCCTGCGCTCGGCGTGGAAGGTCGTGCGCGAAAGCGCCCATATCCTGCTTGAGGCCGCGCCACACGGGTTTGACCGGCGCGAGGTTGCTGCCCAGCTTGAGGCGTTGGAGGGTGTAGACGCCGTCACGCATATTCACGCCTGGTCAGTCACACAGGAACGCCCCATGGTCACGATGGAAGTCACGCCCACGCCGGACACCGATCCGCAAGTGATCAAGGCGCGGGTCAAGCAACATCTGCACGATGTGTTTCAGATCGAACACGCAACGGTCGAGATCAACAGCCCCGCGAACGGCGGTCCCAAGAAGGGGCTTCAATAA
- a CDS encoding MFS transporter, with product MSDTPAPAILAARNAVVAMFVLNGALFGLWASRIPTVSAKLSLDPGALGMLLLLMGGGAIAAFPLAGRWVDRHGAATTTVWVGAIHALSILGLGLAPSISTLALALIFFGATHGAMDVAMNSWAGAVERHLPRPMMSRFHASWSVGAGIGAASGFGAIKLGLPLLAHGAIVIGIVAAICLWLAIPPSRSTLWAPAARCDAPHAPLFTLPKGQLVLVGLVAMCASLGEGAMADWGAIFLMATTGVTEASAAIGYAVFSVAMVIMRLGGDRVTFRYGPARTARLAGIIAATGAGLAVGIASYPSALVGFALMGVGYAVIMPLAFSRATIDPILSPGKAVASLATLGYGGLLMGPPLIGFIAEISSIRVGFAVLMVLAVLMATLAPALRPPKP from the coding sequence ATGTCCGACACACCTGCCCCCGCCATTCTGGCCGCCCGCAACGCAGTGGTTGCGATGTTCGTACTGAACGGCGCGCTGTTTGGCTTGTGGGCGTCTCGCATCCCGACAGTCTCGGCCAAGCTGTCGCTGGATCCCGGTGCATTGGGGATGCTTTTGCTGTTGATGGGCGGTGGGGCGATTGCCGCATTTCCGCTGGCAGGCCGCTGGGTTGACCGCCACGGCGCGGCCACCACGACGGTTTGGGTCGGTGCCATTCACGCGTTGTCGATCCTTGGTTTGGGGCTTGCGCCGTCGATCAGCACCTTGGCGCTTGCCCTGATCTTCTTCGGTGCAACCCATGGCGCGATGGATGTGGCAATGAACAGCTGGGCGGGGGCGGTTGAACGCCATCTGCCACGCCCGATGATGTCGCGCTTTCACGCTTCGTGGTCGGTGGGTGCGGGGATCGGAGCTGCATCCGGGTTTGGCGCAATCAAGTTGGGTCTGCCCCTTTTGGCGCACGGCGCGATTGTGATTGGGATTGTTGCCGCGATTTGTCTGTGGCTGGCCATTCCGCCCTCCAGATCGACACTTTGGGCGCCTGCTGCGCGATGTGACGCGCCGCACGCACCGCTGTTCACCTTGCCCAAAGGCCAGCTCGTGCTGGTCGGCCTGGTCGCCATGTGCGCGTCCCTGGGCGAAGGGGCGATGGCCGATTGGGGCGCGATCTTCCTGATGGCCACGACCGGCGTCACTGAAGCGTCGGCCGCCATTGGTTATGCGGTCTTCTCGGTCGCGATGGTCATTATGCGATTGGGCGGGGATCGGGTCACATTTCGCTATGGTCCCGCCCGCACCGCGCGGCTGGCCGGAATCATCGCCGCAACTGGGGCCGGGCTGGCAGTGGGCATCGCCAGTTACCCGTCGGCGCTGGTCGGGTTTGCCCTGATGGGGGTGGGCTATGCCGTCATCATGCCGCTGGCCTTCAGCCGCGCCACGATCGACCCCATCCTGTCGCCCGGCAAGGCGGTCGCCAGCCTGGCCACACTGGGTTATGGCGGGCTGTTGATGGGGCCGCCGTTGATCGGGTTCATTGCCGAAATCAGCTCGATCCGCGTCGGATTTGCGGTGCTGATGGTACTGGCGGTGCTGATGGCGACACTGGCCCCTGCCCTCAGACCGCCTAAGCCTTAA
- the cbiQ gene encoding cobalt ECF transporter T component CbiQ has product MTYVLTGDDKAISGFGGFRSAITALDPRMRIVVTVIYAITVVGLSDLRVLSGAMVLSMWLLAISGLPFQKTLKRMAMMDTFIIFMLVLLPFTMPGTPIFTVWGVSASWEGLWRAVEIGLTANAVILAVMTMVGSMEPVTMGHALFALKTPERLVHLMMFTIRYIDVLREEYQRLRTSMKLRGFRPGTNWHTYRSYGYLVGMMLVRAIERSERILAAMKCRGFSGRIVLLDEFRLTRTDLVFAVALCLALGALIWAEVLYAFA; this is encoded by the coding sequence ATGACCTATGTTCTGACCGGCGACGACAAGGCGATTTCCGGGTTTGGCGGGTTTCGCTCTGCGATCACGGCCCTTGATCCAAGGATGCGCATTGTTGTCACCGTGATCTATGCAATCACCGTGGTGGGCCTGTCGGACCTGCGCGTGCTGTCGGGCGCGATGGTGCTGTCGATGTGGCTTCTGGCCATTTCTGGCCTGCCATTTCAGAAGACCCTGAAACGGATGGCGATGATGGACACGTTCATTATATTCATGCTGGTTCTCTTGCCCTTCACGATGCCCGGCACGCCGATTTTCACGGTCTGGGGTGTCTCGGCCAGTTGGGAAGGGCTGTGGCGTGCGGTGGAAATCGGGTTAACTGCAAATGCGGTGATCTTGGCGGTAATGACCATGGTTGGTTCAATGGAGCCTGTGACGATGGGTCATGCCCTGTTTGCGCTGAAAACGCCCGAACGGCTGGTTCATCTGATGATGTTCACGATCCGATATATCGACGTTCTGCGCGAGGAATATCAACGCCTGCGCACCTCGATGAAGCTGCGCGGGTTTCGACCCGGCACCAATTGGCACACGTATCGCAGCTATGGCTATCTGGTGGGCATGATGCTGGTGCGCGCGATTGAGCGGTCTGAACGTATTCTGGCGGCGATGAAATGCCGGGGCTTTTCGGGTCGGATCGTGCTGTTGGACGAATTTCGCTTGACCCGTACCGATCTGGTCTTCGCAGTCGCGTTGTGCCTTGCCCTTGGCGCCCTAATCTGGGCCGAGGTTCTATATGCCTTTGCTTGA
- a CDS encoding ATP-binding cassette domain-containing protein, whose protein sequence is MAKGLHLNKVKITHSGRPLMSINTHVAPGEVVTIMGPSGVGKSTLLSAIIGTLSPDFTLSGQIHLNGRDLTALPPDERCVGILFQDALLFPHLNVGANLAFGLAQGGTKADRRARINAALAEVGLGGFANRDPATLSGGQRARVALMRMLLSEPHALLLDEPFSGLDAELRDQVRQLVFDHAKVRALPVLLVTHDQADAKAAGGPVIVLE, encoded by the coding sequence ATGGCTAAGGGATTGCACCTGAACAAGGTTAAGATCACCCATTCGGGCCGCCCCCTAATGTCGATCAACACCCATGTCGCCCCCGGCGAAGTCGTGACCATTATGGGGCCGTCGGGCGTGGGCAAATCTACCCTGCTTTCCGCCATAATAGGCACTCTTTCACCCGATTTTACGCTGTCCGGACAGATCCATCTGAACGGGCGCGACCTGACCGCACTGCCGCCTGATGAACGCTGTGTCGGCATCCTGTTTCAGGACGCATTGCTGTTTCCGCACCTGAATGTGGGCGCGAACCTTGCCTTTGGGCTGGCGCAGGGCGGCACCAAAGCCGACCGTCGCGCGCGGATAAACGCGGCCCTGGCCGAGGTCGGGCTGGGCGGCTTCGCCAACCGCGACCCAGCCACCCTGTCTGGCGGGCAGCGCGCGCGCGTGGCATTGATGCGGATGTTACTGTCGGAACCGCACGCGTTGTTGCTGGATGAACCATTTTCAGGTCTGGACGCAGAACTGCGTGATCAAGTCCGGCAACTGGTCTTCGACCACGCCAAAGTACGGGCCTTACCGGTGCTTCTGGTCACCCATGACCAAGCAGATGCAAAAGCGGCAGGTGGCCCAGTGATTGTGCTGGAATAG
- a CDS encoding ABC transporter ATP-binding protein, translating to MPLLELSGIHFAYPGLEPVLDGATMRLEPGERLSLIGPNGAGKSTLLKIVMGLLHPAQGTITAFGKPRAEEADFHEVRRRIGFVFQDADDQLFCPTVAEDIAFGPLNLGRSRDEAVAIVDDILARLNLTHLRDRVTHKLSGGEKRLVTLATVLAMEPEVLILDEPTNALDPDNYARLVTILKALGQAILLVSHDPDFRADIAPDGYRLENRILTRI from the coding sequence ATGCCTTTGCTTGAGCTGTCGGGTATTCACTTTGCCTATCCCGGCCTTGAGCCGGTGTTGGATGGTGCCACGATGCGGTTAGAGCCGGGCGAGCGGTTGTCCCTGATCGGGCCGAACGGGGCTGGAAAATCAACGCTTCTGAAAATCGTGATGGGGCTTCTGCATCCGGCGCAGGGGACGATCACCGCTTTCGGCAAACCCCGCGCCGAAGAAGCAGATTTTCATGAAGTGCGCCGCCGGATCGGATTTGTGTTTCAGGATGCAGATGATCAACTGTTCTGCCCCACGGTGGCCGAAGACATCGCTTTCGGCCCCCTTAATCTGGGCAGATCGCGGGACGAGGCGGTTGCGATTGTCGATGACATTCTGGCCCGCCTCAACCTGACCCATCTTCGGGACCGCGTGACGCACAAGCTGTCGGGGGGCGAAAAACGTCTGGTGACGCTTGCGACGGTGCTGGCGATGGAGCCGGAAGTGTTGATATTGGACGAACCGACCAACGCGCTGGACCCTGACAACTATGCGAGGCTTGTGACCATTCTGAAGGCGCTTGGTCAGGCGATTCTGCTGGTCAGTCATGATCCCGACTTCCGGGCCGACATCGCGCCAGATGGGTATCGTTTGGAAAACCGAATTCTGACGCGGATATAG
- a CDS encoding ABC transporter permease subunit: MAQTRRFPRLPLFPALTVLVLLGPVAAGLWGTLLPAFGHLPAAGLSGPSLDAFRALINWPGFGPAVRLSVTTGLAAAILSLAITALILAGWAGTRGFRVLERLLSPFLSVPHAAAAFGLAFLIAPSGWIARLFSPWLTGWDRPPDLLILNDPWGLSLIAGMVMKEVPFLLLMSIAALGQIDGRRRMALSQSMGYGRISAWMFAIFPAVYARIRLPVLVVLTWSMSVVDVAVILGPSTPPTLSVQIVRWMSDPDLFFRLQAAAAALVQLALVIGAVGLWFAGEKLVAHLACKRIEMGHRGHHDRPLRLLGFATCTAISVALLLGLLSLAIWSVAGFWSFPDLTPDQLSARNWMRHKSGSLDAFVETMLIAGIAVAIGMALTIGCLETEHRRNLRLTQRGMWLIYLPLIVPQTAFLPGLQTLFLGFGLDMGRAPVVLAHLVFVLPYLRLSLEGPWQAWDKRQATVAAALGASPDRVLWRIRLPMLLSPLLTAIAVGVAVSVGQYLPTLLVGGGRIETLTTEAVALASGGDRRAIGVFGLMQTAAALVPFALALALPALIWRNRKGLLHG; the protein is encoded by the coding sequence ATGGCCCAAACCCGCAGATTTCCCCGACTGCCGCTGTTTCCGGCACTGACCGTTCTGGTGCTGTTGGGGCCTGTTGCAGCAGGGCTTTGGGGCACCTTGCTGCCTGCCTTTGGCCATCTGCCTGCCGCGGGGCTGTCCGGCCCATCGCTGGACGCCTTCCGCGCGCTCATCAACTGGCCCGGCTTTGGTCCGGCGGTGCGGCTGTCTGTGACAACGGGGCTGGCCGCTGCGATCCTGTCGCTGGCGATCACCGCGCTGATCCTCGCAGGCTGGGCAGGCACACGCGGCTTTCGCGTCCTTGAGCGCTTGCTGTCGCCCTTCCTGTCCGTCCCCCACGCTGCCGCGGCCTTTGGGCTGGCCTTCCTGATCGCGCCGTCAGGCTGGATCGCGCGCCTGTTTTCCCCGTGGCTGACCGGCTGGGACCGCCCTCCTGACCTGTTGATCCTGAACGACCCATGGGGCCTGTCCCTCATTGCCGGAATGGTGATGAAAGAGGTGCCGTTCCTGCTGCTCATGTCCATCGCGGCCTTGGGCCAGATCGACGGACGACGCCGCATGGCGCTGAGCCAAAGCATGGGCTACGGCCGCATCTCGGCGTGGATGTTCGCGATCTTCCCGGCGGTCTATGCGCGAATCCGTCTGCCGGTGCTGGTGGTGCTGACATGGTCGATGTCAGTCGTGGATGTCGCAGTGATCCTTGGCCCATCGACGCCCCCGACCCTGTCAGTGCAGATCGTGCGCTGGATGTCGGACCCTGACCTTTTCTTCCGCCTGCAAGCCGCCGCCGCCGCGCTGGTGCAACTGGCGCTGGTCATCGGTGCAGTCGGGTTGTGGTTCGCGGGTGAAAAACTGGTCGCCCACCTTGCCTGCAAACGCATTGAGATGGGCCACCGCGGCCATCACGACCGCCCTCTGCGGCTTTTAGGATTTGCCACGTGCACCGCGATCTCGGTCGCGCTTCTTTTGGGACTGCTCAGCCTTGCCATCTGGTCAGTCGCGGGATTCTGGAGCTTCCCGGACCTGACCCCCGACCAACTGTCCGCCCGCAACTGGATGCGTCACAAATCCGGCAGTCTGGATGCCTTTGTCGAAACCATGCTGATCGCCGGCATTGCCGTCGCAATCGGCATGGCCCTGACCATCGGCTGCCTTGAAACCGAGCATCGCCGCAACCTGCGCCTGACCCAGCGCGGTATGTGGCTGATCTATCTGCCCCTGATCGTGCCACAAACCGCGTTTCTGCCGGGGCTGCAAACGCTGTTTCTAGGCTTTGGGCTGGATATGGGCCGCGCACCGGTGGTGCTGGCGCATCTGGTGTTCGTCCTGCCCTATCTGCGCCTGTCGCTTGAAGGGCCATGGCAGGCATGGGACAAGCGCCAAGCCACCGTTGCCGCCGCCCTTGGGGCAAGCCCTGATCGCGTGTTGTGGCGCATCCGTCTGCCGATGCTGCTGTCCCCGCTTCTGACGGCCATCGCGGTTGGTGTCGCGGTGTCGGTCGGGCAATACCTGCCCACGCTTTTGGTCGGTGGCGGGCGCATTGAAACCCTGACGACCGAAGCCGTCGCGCTGGCCTCAGGCGGTGATCGTCGTGCAATCGGGGTGTTTGGCCTGATGCAAACCGCCGCCGCTTTGGTGCCGTTCGCGCTGGCTTTGGCCCTGCCCGCCCTGATATGGCGCAACCGAAAGGGGCTTTTGCATGGCTAA
- a CDS encoding cobalt ABC transporter permease: protein MIRILLLLVTVLAPMPALAHNVIAAVFPSGDAIEGEVGFSNGDMAADLVIEVFDDKRNKLGETRTDGDGFFLFTPSQPVTHIFRGDLGAGHVAEVVMPAAEVAGILGETAAAGSAGASVLAGATQSMTSQMPGLSDDTRAELAKMLRDELRPIRQELSAFKNKSNFQSVLGGIGYIFGLFGLGFYIAARRKLGGKT, encoded by the coding sequence ATGATCCGAATATTGCTTCTGTTGGTCACTGTTCTGGCCCCAATGCCTGCCTTGGCCCACAATGTAATTGCGGCGGTCTTTCCGTCCGGCGACGCGATCGAAGGAGAGGTCGGCTTTTCCAATGGTGATATGGCCGCCGATTTGGTCATCGAGGTGTTTGACGACAAACGCAACAAGTTGGGCGAAACACGCACCGATGGAGACGGGTTTTTCTTATTCACACCCAGCCAGCCGGTTACTCATATTTTCCGCGGTGATCTTGGCGCGGGTCATGTGGCCGAAGTTGTGATGCCTGCCGCTGAGGTCGCCGGAATTCTGGGCGAAACCGCCGCCGCTGGCAGCGCGGGTGCCTCGGTTCTGGCGGGGGCGACCCAATCCATGACCTCTCAAATGCCGGGCCTGTCAGATGACACCCGCGCCGAGCTTGCCAAGATGCTGCGCGATGAGCTGCGCCCGATCCGGCAAGAGCTGTCGGCCTTCAAGAACAAATCGAACTTTCAATCTGTTTTGGGTGGAATAGGCTATATTTTCGGCCTGTTCGGTCTGGGCTTCTATATTGCCGCGCGGCGCAAACTGGGGGGCAAGACATGA